Genomic segment of Jaculus jaculus isolate mJacJac1 chromosome 6, mJacJac1.mat.Y.cur, whole genome shotgun sequence:
cttgcagaggaagaggtaggactgCATGAGTGAAGGCCtgcaggagttcgaggccactctgcaagtacatagtgaattccaggtcagcctgggctagagagtgaaaccctacttctaaATGCCAAAATGGGTGTCCTGTAAGTAGGCGTATGGCCAACCTGCTGCATCCCCCTTTTCAGgcagtgtgggggggagggtaaagGGCATGTGAGCAAATGATTTTCCAATGGTGCTTTGATAAGGAACATGAGGGCTGTCTCCCTGCCCACCTGTATTGCCAAGAACCCAGCGATTTCCACTGCAACTGCTCTTCATAGCTCAAACACTATGTTAGTTATATCTTCAGATGTGTGCAGTTTGCCTTTTCCGTAAGACTACATAAACTTGGGGAAAGGGGTATGTTCCATTTACACTAGGTTCTATTCCTGGCCCCAGAAGAAAAAAACCACCTTgaccttttcctttttctgttgagATGACCATGAAACCAACCAGCCTGGACTTGTAAGGTTTACAACAGAGTCCACCTGCCAAGTCTCAGCCCCGAGTTCTATGAAAGGAAGTGAGGAAAGGGAGAATTAGCCATTGCATTTGTGAGGTCATCCATTACTTTTAACATTTGGCCCCAATCATTGTCCTTCCGGTCGTGTAggtacaccaaggtctcttgctacttACTGCAAACGTTAACACCTTGGTCagttgagccgtctctccaggacccccccccccttttattttgaggtagggtctcactctagtccaggctgacctggaattcatagtcccagggtggccttgaactcacaaccctcctacctctgcctcctaagtgctgggattaacacccacgcccagctttttttttttaaacttgaagtcggttcttgctctagtccagggtaacctgtaattcattatgaagtctcaaactcagtgatcctacccctgcctcctaatagctgtatttttttttaaatagggccgccagagcctccagcccctagaagctccagatgtgtgtgccactgtgtgcacagactctgcaagcaagcacctcaactgctgagccatctctccagccccaccttgggGTTGAGGGGGAGGGTTGTCTTGCTGGCTGTTAGGAGACAAGGTCTTTCTACATAGTCCAGtgctgctcctgcctcagcctcccaagtgcaagaattacaagtgtgtaccaccacaagtTCACACGTATATCCTTTATCTTCCAGACTAGGAAACAGAAAGTGCAAGGTGAGGGCCATTACCTATTGTTTATATTGATGTATCCTTCTCTTCAAGATTCTGGGGGAGAAACTGCATGCCCAGCTCTAAAGTTAACAGGAGAGCTAAATAAAGCTACCCTACCCAGTCCATTCTATCTCCCTAGGTAGTGGTTTGTGGGCTTAAGACCCAGGCTGAGTCAAGCATGGGCACacagtcccagcactcacaaaGGGTAGACAGGATTGGGAACTCAAGGACAGCTTCACAGCAAGTGTGTACTTAGCCAGGGCTATGTGAGACCTTAGCTTAAAAGACGCAAGCCAGgcaatggtggctcatgcctttagtagtctcagcactctggagactaaggaaggatcatcatgagttcaaagccagcctgaagttCAAGGTAGTCTGGACTACataaaaaccctgtctcagaaagaataaaacaaaaaaccctgaatgGCTGCATGGTAAAATGTAGAAGGAATGTATGtagagatatttaaaattttagccACACACAGTTATATTCAACAGTTTACCTATTATACAGCCAGTATCTGACCTAAAATTTTGCTTTCACCTACAGGATACCaaaatcttggggaaaaaaaaaaaaagaaccaatgtATCTATCCCATCCCCAAACCTAAAGCTCAATGTATTTAGCAACGATGTCTGAAAAAGGGTTATTCCTTATGCTGCTATCTACTCTGATTGCTCTGGCTATCCACGGAACATGGTGAGAATGTGCACAGCAATGGAGACCAGCACACTGACATAGACGTGATTTGCAACCACAATGAAAGAACCCTACAAGAGGATGAAAAGCTCACAACACACACAAAGTGAAGGCAGTGTGAAGTGGATCATCAGCTAATGGGAAAGCCACAAGCTACTTCATTTATTGGGAAAAGTAGGGACACAGAAGGCAATGAACAAGACTATGGCTAGTCCTGGACTCTAATAAGCTGTACACACCACCCGTGCAAGCTACAGTAACTACATAGCATGAGATCATTAAATCAGATGACTGCTAAAACCCATCTCAACTCTAAATGACATATTAGAGTACAAGAAATCTGACATATGAAGCCCAGGGAAAAAGGAACTGCTGCAACAGTGAGTGTGAAACCTACAACTGTTTGAAAAGGAACAGAAATAAACTGGCATCATTACAACAGTGGGGAACCAAATGTTTAAACTTTGGTGTCCTTGATATCAACCTTTCCTTACTAATGACAAAgtccagcagggcatggtggcacacacctttagtctctgcacttgggaggcagaggtagaggatcatctGAGTcctagccaccctgagactccatagtgaattttattcgcctgggctacagtgagaacctatctccaaaaaaaaagtccaaactATCATCTTTTAATTCTTCACAATCCCCTCTTTAATATGGCATTTTGTTCTATATACACTGATGAAAAtttcaagcaaacaaaaagaactttagtcaaactccccttcctcctccagctTTATTGGAATAGTTTAAAATTACATCTTCTATTTTCTAGGACTTCAGTTGCTTTTTCCATCtgacttttaaaaactgattACAGCAAATGAAACACAGTTGTCTAAGTGATATAGTATACAAAAATAACATCTTGATTTCTGTGAAAATGCATTTCTCTGCAATTCCTGAATAGCTCCAAATTATGCTAACTCTGAGCATGGATGTTTCCTGTGGGTTTTAGATTTCATCTTTGAAAATGTGTTCTACACCTTTGCCATCTCCACCTGTGCGTCCAGCATCAGCACTGCACGAACCTGCTCCTTTCATCCCACTTCTCTGGCATAGCCATGCAcacatttctcttttcattttgtttactcCCACTCAGCTGTATGTTCTGAGGGCCTGATACAGATGTTACTCGATGTTATTTAATAGCTACTGAGGTCAGACAATCCAAGGCCATCATTATGCTAAAATTAAAGTTACACATGGAAGTTCATAGACACTTCCAAAATTGGTTTTATCTCCTACATGGGAACACACTCAAGAAACCCAGAAGGGCTTACTGGTCTGACTCAACTCTTCCCATTCATTAATCCCTATTCACCAGTGGCACGGAAAGGGGGTTCTTTAACAAAGCATTATACATAACACCTCTACCAAACTAAACATAAACTTTTTTTGTAGTTAAATGCAGAAAGTCGTTTTTGTTCCACCCCTTTCCTCCTTTTACACTGCAAGTAAAGCTCACTGGCCTGGGAACAGCCTCTATCTGCCAACCTTTGGCCAGTGAAGAGGATTCAGAGAAAATAATACAACCATCAATCAGAAAAAGGAGGGGCGACAAAGGAAAATAATTAGGCTGTAGCCTCAATCGTGCATTCCCGTGCAAGATGCCCTGACTCGCCACAACGGTAGCAGTTGACTTCACTTGTCTTGCTGCAATTGATGGCTACATGACCAGTTTCACCacacctaaagaaaaaaaatattaataattatttaaaaggTTTTCACAATGGTTCCCAGTACAAATAACACTGTCTACCAAATCAGTACTCAttacagaacaacaacaaaaaaatctaagagactttttttttttttttttttttttttttggtttttcaaggtagggtctcactctggcccaggctgacctggaattcactatgtagtctcagggtagcctcgactcatggtaatcctcctacctctgcctcctgagtgctgagattaatggcatgcaccaccactcctggcttacaAGACATGTTTTCAaagacttttaaatttattattatttgcaagtagggagaaaagaagagagaatgagaatgggtacaccacagcctcttgccactgcaaacgaactccagatgcatgtgccactttgtgcattctggctttatgtgggtagtggggatttgaacctggatcatcaggattgcaagcaagtgccttaaagactaagccatttctccagcccaagaaacacactttaaagcacttgcctagaatgcctaacaaccaaggtttgggtcctgagtacccacatcaagccaaatgcataaagcagtgcatgcatttggagttcatttgcagtggctagaggccttggctcacccatattcattcattcattcgctcTTTAATTTGAAAAGGCACAGTAGCGGgtgcttacctttaatcccagcaattgggaggctaaggcaggactgctgtgagtccaaggccagttcAATTTTTGGGTCAGCCCCATGCTACAGAGaaaccctaacctcaaaaaataaaaatagccaggtggagtggtttacactttttttttttctttttcttttagggttagggttagggttctggtttacacttttaatcccagcacttgagaggcaaaagtaggaggactgccatgagtttgaggccaccttgagactacatagtgaattccatgtcagcctgagctagagcgagactctatcctgaaaattgaaaaaataaaaatataaggtctggagagatggcttagcagctgaggcaGAGCCTATTAATActtgtttggctctccagatccctacctcgaaaaacagaaggaaaaaaaaaatccgccccccccccccagggtctcactttagccctggctgacctggaattcatgctgtaaactcagggtagacttgaaaaTACCTTTtttaggaaggagaaaaaaaaatacctctgatACTTGTGAAAACTATCCAGATGCCATAAGCCCCAGGCTGTCATGGCAGAATGTAGACAGACACACAGCTAACTGGCTGACTAGATGCTAAAAGTCTCATCTAGTCACATTCACTCAATGCACTGGTCTACAAGGTCATTCTATTTACAGGTAATACCTCTCCATAATTCACACATTTTCCTTTCAGTGGTATTCCAGCAACTTACCTATAGCACTTTACTTTGGTGCAGTCTTTCTGAATGTGTCCAAATTCTCCACAAGAATAGCACTTCTGCTCATCCGCGTGGTCACAGTCACGAGCCAGATGGCCTGGCTTGCCACAGTTGTAGCAGCactgctctcgctctctcttggGCTCCTTGCAGTCCTTGGCAATGTGGCCACCTCTGCCGCAGTTATAGCAGGCTTCAACAATAAGGAAAAGCAGACCAAGACTAAAAAACCTGTACATAGTACTTGGCTTCAAATTGCCCACTGCAAATCTTTCTCAGTGCTGGGC
This window contains:
- the LOC101599881 gene encoding cellular nucleic acid-binding protein isoform X2 — its product is MSSNECFKCGRSGHWARECPTGGGRGRGMRSRGRGGFTSDRGFQFVSSSLPDICYRCGESGHLAKDCDLQEDACYNCGRGGHIAKDCKEPKREREQCCYNCGKPGHLARDCDHADEQKCYSCGEFGHIQKDCTKVKCYRCGETGHVAINCSKTSEVNCYRCGESGHLARECTIEATA
- the LOC101599881 gene encoding cellular nucleic acid-binding protein isoform X4, with product MSSNECFKCGRSGHWARECPTGGGRGRGMRSRGRGFQFVSSSLPDICYRCGESGHLAKDCDLQEDACYNCGRGGHIAKDCKEPKREREQCCYNCGKPGHLARDCDHADEQKCYSCGEFGHIQKDCTKVKCYRCGETGHVAINCSKTSEVNCYRCGESGHLARECTIEATA
- the LOC101599881 gene encoding cellular nucleic acid-binding protein isoform X3 — encoded protein: MSSNECFKCGRSGHWARECPTGGGRGRGMRSRGRGFQFVSSSLPDICYRCGESGHLAKDCDLQEDEACYNCGRGGHIAKDCKEPKREREQCCYNCGKPGHLARDCDHADEQKCYSCGEFGHIQKDCTKVKCYRCGETGHVAINCSKTSEVNCYRCGESGHLARECTIEATA
- the LOC101599881 gene encoding cellular nucleic acid-binding protein isoform X1, coding for MSSNECFKCGRSGHWARECPTGGGRGRGMRSRGRGGFTSDRGFQFVSSSLPDICYRCGESGHLAKDCDLQEDEACYNCGRGGHIAKDCKEPKREREQCCYNCGKPGHLARDCDHADEQKCYSCGEFGHIQKDCTKVKCYRCGETGHVAINCSKTSEVNCYRCGESGHLARECTIEATA